The sequence below is a genomic window from Sulfitobacter sp. SK012.
CCCCGAGAGATCATCTCCAATGCCATCCGGGCTTACCACCGGTTCGCGCTCAGCAGGGCCGATGTAGAAGATCTGCTTGCCGAGCTCGGCGTGTTTTCGGGCCGCCACTGCGTGTCCAAGGTGGTAAGTTTTCCAAAAGATAACGATTGCGGCGAGCAAATTGATGCCTGCCATACGGTAGTGCTGAGCCTCGGCAGTTCTGTCACGGATTTCGCCCTGGCGCCCGATGCGCAACTGCCCGCTCTTGTCGAAAGCGACGCACCCTAGAACTCATCAAGATCGAATGCTGGCGTCTGATGTTTGAGGGTCAAACGTGAGGTCTAGAGAGAAGGCCCGAAACGACCGCAGGTCGCCGAAACGCCAAAAACGTTAAAGTTCTCTTAATCATTTTTGACGTAAGACAGTTTCAGCAAATTACTGCTCACAACAATCAATAAATTGAGGTTTATAACTTATGCCAACAACAAATAACGCGGTCTCAACCCAGGTTTCATCCGATCTTCATGCGCAAATGATTAACGCAAACGGCCGGATCGACCCATTCGACCAAATCGAATCCCAAGAAGCGAGCGAGATATCATCCGGTGCACTTCTTCCCTTCGTTCACGAAGATGCATTACGTGCGATCAATGACAATCCAATGGTGCAAAGTCAGAAACCACTGGCTTACCTTTTTCTCACCCGCATCCGCCCTGGTAAGTCGTTTCTGCGCTTCACTCAGAGCGACATTGAGATGTCACTTCGAAAGTTGGGTATGAAGGTGCCCAGAAACCTGCCGGACATTCCCTACCAAGCACAAAAAAAGCCCATGCCTCTGATCATCGCCTGCACAGCTCACTTTGACACAGAGTGGATCATCGAGCCCATGGGCGGCGGTGCGTTCTGCTTCAAGCTGGTTAACCTGTGCAAGATCTACCCTGATGTAGCCGCTGAGCCCAAGCGCATCACTGACAGTGCCTCAGCGTTTATCGACGCTTTCGAATTGACCGAGCAGGCTCGTCTGGAACTTCAGGTGCGTGAAAACCATCTGCTTGACGACTTTTTGGGTTGTGAAATGAGCTTTGTCACAAGACCTCCACGTGGATTCATAAAGAACGTCGGACAAGTGGATTTCGATGCCCTCTATGTCACCACACATGAAGTAGAACTGCGGCGCATGGCAACCGTTCAGATGGAAACCCAGCCGCAACCGATATGTGGGCACAAGGCCGCACGCATGCTGCAATATGCAGCAATTGGATACCCCCACTGGAAAACGAAAGGCGTGATCATTCAGAGACTGGGCGATGATCGGATTGCATTCTTCGAAGTAGCGAAAGATCTGGATGGAGTCCGGGTCACGAGGGAAGAGCACTACGTGCCGGAGTGATCGCTTGATAGCATGCCCATGAGAAACCTGCCGTTGGCTCTCACCGGCAGGTTACTTCATTGAAGTGGGCACATACTGATAGCCGCAAAACGTAAATTAGCACTGCTATATGCCCCTGTTCGAAATCCCAGTTTAATCTGAACAATCTACTTTGTTCTGAAACAAACACTGGATTTACATATGAAACATTTCAGAACAACATTTGACGCAGCGTCCACCTTCCAAAACAGTCAACACTTTCTATTAAAAGAAGGAGCGGTACTTGCGAGCATCGGTGAGGCACGCAAAAAACTTGTGCTGCTTTTGCGCGATTACACCAACACAGATCGCAATAGCGCAGCCCAACATATTTGCGCGCAGATCCTAGGCGTTTGGTGGTCACAAAGAATGGCCAACGTCGAACAAGCACCGATAATGCGCGCCGCTCCCATCCGCTGGAAACGGGTGCTTATTTGCAGCGCTGTGACCGAACTCGTTCAACATCTCGGAACATTGGCTGCCCAGTTGAAGCCGACATCAGCCGCCTACGAGATCGGCCTCACTTATACATCCCTGACTTCAAAAGCTAACAGATCAGCAGGCGGATTGTTTTACACGCCCCCTCATCTCGCAGAACACATGGTCGATATGGCCACTCAGAACGGCGCCGATTGGTCGACAGCGCGCGTTCTAGAACTCGCCTGCGGCGGTGGAACGCTTATGCTCGCATGTGCGCGACGCATGTTAGAGGTGATGTTTGTCTGTTATAACGACAACGTTTTGGCCGAGATATCAAAACGACTGGTCGGCTATGAAATCGATCCATTTGGCGCTTGGCTAGCCCAAGTCGCGCTGGATGCAATGCTGCTCCCGTTCTGTGCTCCCGGTTATTTACCACCGGCCCTCGTTCAAGTTCGGGACACACTTGAAATTGCGCCCGCCGCCGACTTTGATGTTGTTCTGGGCAACCCACCTTACGGCAAGGTCAAACTCTGTAGCAGCCTAAGGCAGAAATTTGCGCAAAGCCTTTACGGTCATGCGAACGCATATGGCCTATTTTTCGATCAGGCAGTCAGGATGACACGCCCCGGCGGATCAATCGTTTTTGTCACACCTACAAGCTTTGTCTCAGGAGCGTATTTCCAGAATCTGCGCAAGACTCTGCGTACAGAAGCGTCGCCTCAAATGCTGGAATTCGCATCGAGGCGGACTGGCGTTTTCAAAGATGTGCGTCAAGATTTCGTTTTGTCGTGTTTCTCGCGAAACGCGGCGACACGCGTGACCAATGTACGGTCGCTGGATTTGACCCGATCATCTGAAACGGTAACGTCAGACTTGGGAGATTTCACTCTACCCGAAGACCTGATGGCTCCATGGATCTTTCCAAGAGTGCCTGACCAGGTGCCTCTTGTCAGATCTCTGAGTGCCCTCCCCCATCGCCTGTCTGACTGGGGGTACATTGTTTCAACGGGCCCGGTCATTTGGAACCGACATAAGGCACGCCTTTCTACTTGCCCCACGCCCTCATCTGTCCCGATGATATGGGCAGAGGCAATTGGACAGGACGGGTGTTTCAATTGGCAAGCTGAACGCAAGCAGAAATTGACTTGGTTTGATGCCCGAAATG
It includes:
- a CDS encoding HsdM family class I SAM-dependent methyltransferase, translated to MKHFRTTFDAASTFQNSQHFLLKEGAVLASIGEARKKLVLLLRDYTNTDRNSAAQHICAQILGVWWSQRMANVEQAPIMRAAPIRWKRVLICSAVTELVQHLGTLAAQLKPTSAAYEIGLTYTSLTSKANRSAGGLFYTPPHLAEHMVDMATQNGADWSTARVLELACGGGTLMLACARRMLEVMFVCYNDNVLAEISKRLVGYEIDPFGAWLAQVALDAMLLPFCAPGYLPPALVQVRDTLEIAPAADFDVVLGNPPYGKVKLCSSLRQKFAQSLYGHANAYGLFFDQAVRMTRPGGSIVFVTPTSFVSGAYFQNLRKTLRTEASPQMLEFASRRTGVFKDVRQDFVLSCFSRNAATRVTNVRSLDLTRSSETVTSDLGDFTLPEDLMAPWIFPRVPDQVPLVRSLSALPHRLSDWGYIVSTGPVIWNRHKARLSTCPTPSSVPMIWAEAIGQDGCFNWQAERKQKLTWFDARNVDEKLLCREPCVLLQRTTSTEQSKRLIATVLPDQFVNEHKAVVVENHVNLLRPTTLRPAVSLETLVAFLNSNAADQAFRCLSGSTAVSASELRSLPLPDPENLSTLARLVRHGGSREQIENECWNLMLKGKT